From a single Endozoicomonas euniceicola genomic region:
- a CDS encoding GldG family protein produces MSPTLTKRLFSKAGLLVLALVTLLLTIGVSQLFKGARVDLTQDRLYTLSDGTKNLLDKLDGKATLQFFYSEGQTRELPFLRNYARRVAELLEEYVLASNGKLRLEVIDPEPFSENEDKAAEYGLQAVPLGGPGKEAYMGLVITNDEDDSKREVIGFLHPDKERFLEYDISKLVYSVVQRARPKIGLVSTLQVNGGYDMMSRQPSGPWMSISQLRQMYEVDDLGTAFDVIPEDINLLVVIHPKELTDRTRYAIDQYVVGGGHALIFVDPNAESDQAGGGMMGGMMMGMGGDKSSSLPTLFKAWGIEMDKSKVLADGTLALSVGSPSGRPVRHLGILGLNEQSFNGNDVITSMLNTVNVATAGAVIQLEGAHTDMEVLLHSTKNAMLMDASLFAMLFDPSSLYKDFKATGVEYPLGVRVTGMVKTAFPDGRPPEPAKAKTGEAGLKVEEEEEEEEELAAEAKVDEDETKPVKELPAHIAESMQPVNVIVVADTDLLTDRLWVQKNNFFGQDIVQPFANNGDLLINMVDNLMGNADLISIRSRGQFSRPFDKVSDLERQAEERFYQKEEELKQQLAETDAKLQQLQATKDGEDALVLSPEQQAEVERFVQEKLKIRKQLRDVQHQLSKDIEKLGIQLKLINILAVPLLITLVALGFRASRRRRQV; encoded by the coding sequence ATGTCACCGACCCTGACAAAACGACTGTTTTCAAAGGCCGGCTTACTGGTGCTGGCCCTGGTCACTCTGCTGCTGACTATTGGTGTCAGCCAGCTGTTCAAAGGCGCACGTGTCGACCTCACTCAAGACCGGTTATACACCCTCTCTGACGGTACAAAAAACCTGCTGGACAAACTGGATGGCAAGGCCACCCTGCAATTCTTCTATTCAGAAGGCCAGACCCGGGAGCTGCCTTTCCTGCGCAACTATGCCAGACGGGTAGCCGAACTGCTGGAAGAGTATGTGCTGGCATCCAATGGCAAACTCCGGCTGGAAGTGATTGATCCTGAGCCTTTCTCAGAAAATGAAGACAAAGCTGCGGAATACGGCCTTCAGGCTGTGCCGCTGGGTGGTCCCGGTAAAGAAGCCTATATGGGACTGGTCATCACTAATGATGAAGACGACAGTAAACGTGAAGTGATCGGCTTCCTGCACCCGGATAAAGAACGCTTTCTTGAGTACGACATCAGCAAGCTGGTTTATTCCGTGGTACAAAGAGCCCGACCGAAAATCGGTCTGGTCAGCACTCTTCAGGTTAACGGCGGTTACGATATGATGAGTCGCCAGCCTTCCGGGCCGTGGATGAGTATTTCCCAGCTCAGGCAGATGTACGAGGTTGATGACCTGGGGACCGCTTTTGACGTTATCCCTGAAGACATCAACCTGCTGGTGGTTATTCATCCCAAAGAGCTGACAGACCGTACTCGTTATGCCATTGATCAATACGTTGTTGGTGGTGGTCATGCCCTGATTTTTGTTGATCCCAACGCAGAATCCGATCAGGCGGGTGGCGGCATGATGGGAGGAATGATGATGGGCATGGGCGGAGATAAATCTTCCTCGCTGCCAACCCTGTTTAAAGCCTGGGGTATCGAGATGGACAAGAGCAAAGTGCTTGCAGATGGAACACTGGCACTTTCAGTTGGTTCTCCATCCGGGCGACCTGTCCGGCACCTGGGCATTCTTGGGCTTAATGAACAGAGCTTCAACGGTAACGATGTCATCACTTCCATGCTGAACACTGTTAATGTGGCTACTGCAGGCGCAGTTATTCAGCTGGAGGGTGCTCATACCGATATGGAAGTACTGCTTCACTCTACTAAAAATGCCATGCTGATGGACGCATCGCTGTTTGCCATGCTGTTTGATCCTTCCTCTTTATACAAAGATTTTAAGGCTACTGGTGTTGAGTACCCGCTGGGGGTAAGAGTCACCGGGATGGTCAAAACTGCTTTTCCAGATGGCAGACCTCCAGAGCCAGCAAAAGCAAAAACCGGTGAAGCTGGTTTAAAAGTTGAGGAGGAGGAAGAAGAAGAGGAAGAGTTGGCAGCAGAGGCAAAGGTAGACGAGGACGAAACAAAACCAGTAAAAGAGTTGCCTGCCCACATTGCAGAATCCATGCAGCCAGTTAATGTTATTGTGGTGGCGGATACTGACCTGTTAACGGATCGGCTCTGGGTTCAGAAGAACAACTTTTTCGGTCAGGACATAGTGCAGCCTTTCGCCAATAATGGCGACCTGCTGATCAATATGGTGGATAACCTGATGGGTAATGCTGATCTGATCAGCATTCGTAGTCGTGGTCAGTTCTCCCGTCCTTTTGATAAAGTCAGTGATCTGGAACGCCAGGCAGAAGAGCGCTTCTATCAGAAAGAAGAAGAACTAAAACAACAACTGGCTGAAACTGATGCCAAGCTGCAACAGTTGCAAGCTACCAAAGACGGAGAAGATGCTCTGGTGCTGAGTCCTGAACAGCAAGCTGAAGTTGAACGGTTTGTACAGGAGAAGCTAAAAATCCGCAAGCAACTTCGTGATGTGCAACACCAGCTCAGCAAGGATATTGAGAAACTGGGAATACAGTTGAAATTGATTAATATTCTAGCTGTACCGCTGCTAATTACTCTTGTTGCTTTGGGTTTCAGGGCATCGCGCCGAAGAAGGCAAGTGTAA
- a CDS encoding ABC transporter permease subunit has product MKGTGIIFKRELGSYFATPLAYVFIVIFLMLTGAFTFYLGRFYEMRQADLSAFFNFHPWLYLFLIPAISMRLWAEERKTGTLELLLTLPISLKQAVLGKFLAAWVFSGIALLLTFPIWLTVNYLGQPDNGVILAGYIGSWLMAGTFLAIGSCLSAMTHNQVIAFIMTVVVCFLFVLAGFPLVLDAFRGWAPQWLVDGVAALSFLTHFDAISKGVLDLRDVLYFVVMMLAWLIATAITIDMKKAD; this is encoded by the coding sequence ATGAAAGGCACCGGCATAATCTTCAAACGCGAGTTAGGGAGTTACTTTGCGACCCCTCTGGCTTATGTGTTCATTGTTATCTTTTTGATGCTCACTGGAGCCTTTACCTTTTATCTGGGACGTTTTTATGAAATGCGTCAGGCTGACCTGAGTGCATTTTTTAACTTTCATCCCTGGCTTTACCTGTTCCTGATACCTGCCATCAGCATGAGATTGTGGGCTGAAGAACGTAAAACCGGCACCCTGGAACTGTTGCTGACTTTGCCCATTAGCCTTAAGCAGGCGGTTCTGGGCAAGTTTCTTGCGGCCTGGGTATTCAGTGGCATTGCCTTGCTGCTTACCTTCCCGATCTGGCTAACGGTGAACTACCTTGGGCAGCCTGATAATGGCGTGATACTGGCCGGTTACATTGGTAGCTGGCTGATGGCAGGTACATTTCTGGCGATAGGTTCCTGTCTGTCAGCGATGACCCATAATCAGGTGATCGCTTTTATTATGACAGTTGTCGTCTGTTTTCTGTTTGTACTGGCCGGGTTTCCTCTCGTCCTTGATGCTTTCAGAGGCTGGGCACCCCAATGGCTGGTGGATGGCGTTGCTGCACTGAGCTTCCTGACACATTTTGATGCAATCAGCAAAGGCGTTCTGGATTTGCGCGACGTGTTGTATTTCGTCGTTATGATGTTGGCATGGCTGATTGCAACAGCCATCACCATTGATATGAAAAAAGCAGACTAA
- a CDS encoding ABC transporter ATP-binding protein: MIKIDNLKKSFGDFCAVDGITFSVNQGEVLGFLGPNGAGKSTTMKMLTGFIKPSAGTVSVFGHDIEQKPLQAKRIIGYLPEGAPAYGDMTVSQYLAFIAEVRGFSGDDLRSRVSKVVRQLALQSVLHRPVDNLSKGFKRRVGIAQAIIHDPQVLILDEPTDGLDPNQKHQVRELIRSLSKEKTVIISTHILEEVTAVCTRAMIIANGRVLADATPAELEARSRYHRAVTVELPADDSLLPAMQGLPGVKAVETSDSMPGRYTLIPADDRSVFKALTDLITSKGWEVKELYVESGRLDDVFRELTTTGDSAEVVE; this comes from the coding sequence ATGATCAAAATCGACAACCTGAAAAAATCCTTTGGCGATTTTTGTGCGGTTGACGGCATTACTTTTTCTGTAAATCAGGGAGAGGTGCTGGGTTTTCTGGGGCCTAATGGTGCCGGTAAATCCACAACCATGAAAATGCTGACAGGATTTATTAAACCATCGGCTGGCACGGTGTCTGTTTTCGGCCACGACATTGAGCAGAAGCCTTTGCAGGCAAAACGCATTATTGGCTACCTGCCAGAAGGTGCACCAGCCTATGGTGACATGACTGTCAGCCAATATCTGGCTTTTATTGCAGAGGTGCGGGGCTTTTCCGGCGATGATCTCAGAAGTCGGGTTAGCAAGGTCGTCAGGCAACTGGCCCTGCAATCCGTCCTGCATCGGCCGGTGGATAATCTGTCAAAAGGCTTCAAACGCCGGGTGGGTATAGCCCAGGCGATTATCCACGACCCTCAGGTGTTGATTCTTGATGAACCGACGGATGGTTTGGATCCAAACCAGAAACATCAGGTAAGGGAATTAATCCGCAGTCTGTCGAAAGAAAAAACTGTCATCATTTCCACACATATTCTGGAAGAAGTGACGGCGGTCTGTACCCGGGCAATGATTATTGCCAATGGCCGGGTACTGGCTGACGCGACACCGGCAGAGCTGGAAGCCCGCTCCCGCTATCATCGGGCTGTCACGGTTGAACTGCCTGCGGATGACAGTCTTCTGCCGGCTATGCAGGGGCTTCCCGGAGTTAAGGCAGTAGAAACATCCGACTCCATGCCCGGTCGTTACACCCTGATTCCTGCGGATGACCGTTCAGTCTTCAAGGCGTTGACCGACCTGATAACCAGCAAAGGCTGGGAGGTTAAGGAGCTCTATGTTGAAAGTGGGCGTCTGGATGATGTGTTCAGGGAGCTGACAACCACAGGCGACAGTGCGGAGGTGGTGGAATGA
- the dacB gene encoding D-alanyl-D-alanine carboxypeptidase/D-alanyl-D-alanine endopeptidase, translated as MARLENLVSELPEGSVYSIQVRDPIKGKVLFEQGAHLNLIPASTLKVLTATLAYDALGQEFRYSTRIASENRATKKGVVNGAVILSFSGDPSLKREHLNDLVVQLKEKKINTIAGDLWLDGAAYSGYDRAGGVSWDDLNICFAAPAAAMILDRNCFYGWLKPGKKEGDPAIMEYDRPEWNLEVDNRVVTQKSTDEERCTQKVRPSADYEYELQGCISPESRPLRMAFSVNNVERAVERFIYGLLEQHGINLKGRIIAGRPELNMPYILAEHHSQPLPELLRPVLEDSDNLYSDSILKTVGRQTSGKTGSYATGIESARTLLGNKGVGFGSSRLVDGSGLSRYNFISAATLVDILMLGWKQWGEESPWLNQRKRKGQWFKTGYMSGVRSMAGYVFPDNGRPLVFAVILNGLMPPLPATDQEMRAFRKDIRTFHRSFLKVLGDSGKTLDISAK; from the coding sequence GTGGCCAGACTTGAAAATCTGGTATCTGAACTACCTGAGGGTAGTGTTTATTCAATACAGGTCAGGGATCCGATCAAAGGCAAGGTTCTTTTTGAGCAGGGAGCTCATCTTAACCTGATTCCTGCCAGTACATTAAAAGTACTGACTGCGACCCTGGCTTATGATGCCTTAGGACAAGAGTTCCGATATAGCACACGCATCGCATCAGAAAACAGAGCCACCAAAAAGGGGGTGGTGAACGGTGCGGTCATTTTATCGTTTAGTGGTGACCCGTCGCTTAAACGGGAGCACCTGAATGATTTAGTGGTGCAGCTGAAAGAGAAAAAAATCAACACCATCGCCGGAGACCTCTGGCTCGATGGCGCAGCGTATTCTGGATACGATCGTGCCGGTGGCGTGAGCTGGGATGATCTGAATATCTGTTTTGCCGCTCCGGCAGCGGCAATGATTCTTGACCGTAACTGTTTTTATGGCTGGTTGAAACCGGGTAAGAAGGAAGGCGATCCGGCGATCATGGAATATGACAGGCCTGAATGGAATCTGGAGGTAGACAACCGGGTTGTGACCCAGAAATCGACGGATGAGGAACGCTGTACTCAGAAGGTTCGTCCATCCGCAGATTATGAGTACGAATTGCAGGGGTGTATTTCGCCTGAATCCAGACCGCTGCGAATGGCTTTTTCGGTCAATAATGTTGAGCGTGCCGTTGAGCGTTTTATCTATGGGTTGCTGGAGCAGCACGGCATCAATCTTAAAGGGCGAATTATTGCCGGACGACCCGAGCTGAACATGCCCTACATCCTTGCCGAGCATCATTCCCAGCCCCTGCCGGAATTGTTACGCCCGGTTCTGGAAGATTCCGACAACCTGTACTCGGACAGCATTCTGAAAACGGTCGGGCGTCAGACATCGGGAAAAACCGGTTCCTACGCAACGGGGATTGAGTCGGCCCGAACCCTTCTGGGTAATAAAGGTGTAGGCTTTGGTAGCAGTCGCCTTGTCGATGGTTCAGGTTTGTCCCGATACAACTTTATTAGTGCTGCGACGCTGGTGGATATCCTGATGCTGGGCTGGAAGCAGTGGGGTGAGGAGAGCCCGTGGCTGAATCAGCGCAAGCGCAAGGGGCAATGGTTTAAAACAGGTTATATGAGTGGTGTCCGAAGTATGGCCGGATACGTTTTTCCGGACAATGGCAGACCACTGGTGTTTGCAGTGATTTTAAATGGTTTGATGCCACCTCTGCCGGCTACCGATCAGGAGATGCGGGCATTTCGAAAGGATATCAGGACATTTCACCGTTCATTTTTGAAAGTACTGGGAGATTCCGGTAAAACGCTGGATATAAGCGCCAAATAG
- a CDS encoding Lon protease family protein, with protein sequence MKKLKLSTNQLIAKQPVKELGFKSTDELENYVGILGQERATSAIQFGVAMHRSGYNIYVMGESGTGRMSYLRKYLETEAKRQSPPDDWAYINHFDNTREPKVLRLPAGHGNKLQKHFDGFVDNLLLTFPAAFENPTYQQRKSLIEREFNKRYDQTIDEIEQEALKRDIALYREQGSLSFTPMQKGKAMDETEFAQLPDKKRTKFNNDIGELETMLNESLVELPQWKRESNEKLQKLNQNTIDQALEPLLKPLRKEYNNQKNVLEYFEAVKQHLHRSVIDLLADDRAMESKEDSTKRAALIELYAPNLVVAQEENGAAPVIYESHPSYKNLFGRIEYASEMGALVTNYRQICPGSLHQANGGYLLLDANKLLEEPFVWEALKRALKEQQLKIESPYAELGMLNTITLNPEVIPLNVKIILVGSRDIYYVLQQLDPDFHEMFRVLVDFDDRIVRDPDSVQAFSQLLKNRADDEGYPPLTASAVSRMVEQSSRMAEHQREMSAKIGDLFDLLAESDFIRRTGRGRKINHEHVDRAIAAKAERTGRVSKQILDEMLEGSILIDSEGEKVGKINGLTVLTIGDTSFGSPARITAAVYPGSQGVVDIEREVQLGQAIHSKGVMIISGYLGNKYAQKFPLAISASLAMEQSYGYIDGDSASLAELCCLISALTDTPIKQSFAVTGSMNQYGEVQAIGGANEKIEGFFDLCAARGLTGDQGVIIPAANVRNLMLHQKVVDAVRAKQFSVYAVNHAEEALELLTGCKPGSLNSKGDYTKGSLNFKVVNRLKEISELSKEGN encoded by the coding sequence GTGAAAAAACTCAAATTATCAACCAATCAACTTATTGCAAAACAGCCAGTCAAGGAGCTCGGCTTTAAATCGACCGACGAGTTAGAGAACTATGTTGGCATTCTGGGCCAGGAGCGTGCGACCAGCGCGATCCAGTTCGGAGTGGCCATGCACCGGAGTGGCTATAACATTTATGTTATGGGCGAATCAGGTACTGGACGAATGTCCTATTTGCGTAAGTACCTGGAAACGGAGGCCAAGCGTCAGAGCCCACCCGACGACTGGGCTTATATCAACCATTTTGATAACACCCGCGAACCCAAAGTACTGCGGCTCCCGGCAGGTCATGGCAACAAACTGCAAAAGCATTTTGACGGGTTCGTCGATAACCTTCTGCTGACATTTCCGGCAGCCTTTGAGAACCCCACCTATCAGCAACGAAAAAGCCTGATAGAGCGAGAGTTCAATAAACGCTACGACCAGACCATTGATGAAATTGAGCAGGAAGCACTAAAACGGGATATTGCCCTCTACAGAGAACAGGGTTCCCTCAGCTTTACCCCAATGCAGAAAGGCAAAGCCATGGACGAAACGGAATTCGCCCAGCTGCCGGATAAAAAGCGCACAAAATTTAATAACGACATCGGCGAGCTGGAAACCATGCTCAATGAGTCGCTGGTCGAGTTGCCCCAGTGGAAGCGGGAATCGAACGAAAAGCTGCAGAAGCTGAACCAGAACACCATTGACCAGGCGCTGGAACCGCTGTTGAAACCACTGCGCAAAGAGTACAACAACCAGAAAAACGTTCTGGAATACTTTGAAGCCGTGAAGCAGCACCTTCACCGTTCCGTTATTGACCTGCTGGCAGACGACAGGGCAATGGAATCCAAAGAAGACTCCACCAAACGGGCGGCACTGATCGAGCTGTATGCTCCAAACCTTGTGGTGGCACAGGAAGAAAACGGTGCAGCTCCGGTTATTTACGAATCGCACCCAAGCTATAAAAACCTGTTTGGCCGCATTGAATACGCCAGCGAAATGGGCGCCCTGGTCACCAACTACCGTCAGATTTGCCCGGGGTCACTGCATCAGGCTAATGGTGGCTACCTGTTGCTGGATGCCAACAAACTGCTGGAAGAACCTTTTGTCTGGGAAGCTCTGAAACGAGCGCTCAAAGAACAACAGCTGAAAATCGAGTCACCCTATGCCGAACTGGGAATGCTGAACACCATTACCCTGAATCCGGAAGTCATCCCCCTGAATGTTAAAATCATTCTGGTCGGCTCAAGGGACATTTATTATGTCCTGCAGCAGCTCGACCCGGATTTCCATGAAATGTTCAGGGTTCTGGTTGACTTCGACGACCGTATTGTCCGCGATCCGGACTCTGTTCAGGCGTTCTCCCAGCTGTTAAAAAACCGTGCCGACGATGAAGGTTATCCACCCCTGACCGCTTCCGCAGTCTCTCGAATGGTTGAACAGAGTTCCCGTATGGCTGAACACCAGCGTGAGATGTCAGCCAAAATCGGTGACTTGTTTGACCTGTTGGCAGAATCCGATTTTATTCGCCGCACGGGCCGGGGTCGCAAAATCAACCATGAGCACGTTGATCGTGCCATTGCCGCTAAGGCTGAACGCACTGGCCGGGTCAGCAAACAGATTCTGGATGAAATGCTGGAAGGCAGTATTCTGATCGATTCAGAGGGGGAGAAAGTCGGCAAGATCAACGGCCTTACCGTACTGACCATTGGCGACACCAGCTTTGGCTCTCCGGCGCGAATTACCGCTGCGGTTTATCCGGGTTCTCAGGGTGTCGTGGATATTGAACGGGAAGTTCAGCTGGGTCAGGCCATTCACTCCAAAGGCGTCATGATTATCTCTGGCTACCTGGGTAACAAGTATGCCCAGAAATTCCCCCTGGCTATTTCCGCCAGCCTGGCCATGGAGCAGTCTTACGGTTATATCGATGGTGACAGTGCTTCGCTGGCAGAACTGTGCTGCCTGATTTCAGCGTTAACAGACACCCCGATCAAACAAAGCTTCGCCGTCACCGGCTCCATGAACCAGTACGGCGAGGTACAGGCTATTGGTGGCGCGAACGAGAAGATTGAAGGCTTCTTTGATCTCTGTGCTGCCCGTGGACTGACAGGTGACCAGGGTGTCATTATCCCCGCAGCCAACGTCCGCAACCTGATGCTGCATCAGAAAGTGGTTGATGCGGTGCGGGCAAAACAGTTCAGCGTTTACGCCGTCAATCATGCTGAAGAAGCGCTGGAACTGCTGACCGGCTGTAAACCCGGAAGCCTGAATAGCAAAGGCGACTACACAAAAGGTTCTTTGAACTTCAAAGTGGTTAACCGTCTGAAAGAAATTTCCGAGTTGTCTAAAGAAGGTAACTGA
- a CDS encoding group II intron maturase-specific domain-containing protein, whose protein sequence is MASITRYLERRLKLRVNPTKSKAVKATEAEFLSFTFTGKRIRWSEKSLNRFKRKILKLTGRSWGVSMEYRLKKLAEYIRGWMGYFRDSWPGREYRIDYDNSDYRVVCQRCL, encoded by the coding sequence ATGGCAAGCATCACCCGCTACCTTGAGCGCAGGCTAAAACTGAGGGTAAACCCGACAAAGAGCAAGGCAGTGAAAGCTACCGAAGCTGAGTTCCTGAGTTTTACCTTCACAGGGAAGCGAATCCGCTGGTCGGAGAAGAGTCTGAACCGTTTCAAGCGGAAAATCCTGAAACTCACTGGCCGAAGCTGGGGAGTATCAATGGAATACCGCCTGAAGAAGCTAGCCGAATACATCCGGGGCTGGATGGGTTATTTCAGGGATTCATGGCCTGGCAGGGAGTATCGGATTGATTATGACAATTCCGATTACCGTGTTGTTTGCCAGCGTTGTCTATAA
- the ltrA gene encoding group II intron reverse transcriptase/maturase: METTKPFKISKYDVVRAWQLVKANKGAHGVDGETIEQFESDLKGNLYKIWNRMSSGSYFPPPVKTVAIPKKTGGERKLGIPTVSDRVAQMVVKLHFEPLVEPWFHQDSYGYRPNKSAHQALDITRKRCWRYNWVLEFDIKGLFDNIDHELLMKAVRKHTDNRWLILYIERWLTAPIQREDGTVIMRKRGVPQGGVISPVLSNLFMHYAFDKWMERNFPAIPFCRYADDGLAHCRHKAEAEALMSVLADRLQECGLEMHPDKTKIVYCKDDDRREEHPVTSFDFLGYTFRPRRSKNRWGKHFINFTPAMSAKAGKAIRQEIRSWKLHLRSDKDLPDLARMFRPQIQGWINYYGRFYKSAMYPTLRHINRKLSLWATRKYKRLKGHRRRAEHRLGEIAKKLPALFPHWKLGVRPSVG; the protein is encoded by the coding sequence TTGGAAACAACAAAACCGTTTAAAATTTCCAAGTACGACGTTGTTCGTGCATGGCAACTGGTCAAAGCCAATAAAGGCGCTCATGGCGTTGACGGTGAGACCATAGAACAATTCGAGTCTGACCTGAAGGGCAATCTGTACAAGATCTGGAACCGGATGTCGTCTGGTAGCTATTTCCCGCCACCTGTTAAGACGGTAGCCATACCGAAGAAGACAGGCGGGGAAAGAAAGCTAGGCATCCCAACGGTATCGGATCGGGTTGCCCAGATGGTAGTAAAGTTACATTTTGAACCATTAGTTGAGCCCTGGTTTCATCAGGACTCCTATGGTTACAGGCCAAACAAATCCGCACATCAGGCGCTGGATATCACCCGTAAACGGTGCTGGCGTTACAACTGGGTGCTGGAATTTGATATCAAGGGGCTGTTCGATAACATCGACCACGAACTGCTGATGAAAGCTGTTCGTAAGCACACAGATAATCGCTGGCTGATTCTTTACATCGAGCGCTGGCTAACGGCACCGATTCAACGAGAAGACGGCACGGTTATCATGCGCAAGCGGGGTGTGCCTCAAGGTGGTGTGATCAGCCCTGTACTCAGTAATCTGTTCATGCACTATGCCTTCGACAAATGGATGGAAAGGAATTTTCCTGCGATTCCATTCTGTCGATATGCCGACGATGGGCTTGCCCATTGTCGGCATAAGGCAGAAGCCGAAGCGCTCATGAGTGTATTGGCTGACAGGTTGCAGGAGTGTGGTCTGGAAATGCACCCTGATAAGACGAAGATTGTTTATTGCAAAGATGATGATCGTAGAGAAGAGCACCCTGTCACCAGCTTTGATTTTCTCGGGTATACATTTCGCCCAAGAAGGTCGAAGAACCGGTGGGGAAAGCACTTCATAAACTTTACACCAGCCATGAGTGCCAAGGCAGGAAAGGCCATCAGACAGGAGATAAGGAGCTGGAAGCTGCATTTGCGCAGTGATAAAGACCTTCCTGATCTGGCCCGAATGTTCAGGCCTCAGATACAAGGTTGGATAAACTACTATGGTCGTTTCTATAAATCAGCTATGTACCCGACATTGCGTCATATAAACCGCAAGCTGAGCTTGTGGGCAACAAGGAAATACAAAAGGCTCAAAGGACACAGGCGAAGGGCAGAACACAGGCTTGGAGAGATCGCCAAGAAACTTCCAGCACTGTTTCCGCACTGGAAGCTGGGTGTCAGGCCATCGGTTGGATGA
- the ltrA gene encoding group II intron reverse transcriptase/maturase yields the protein MTEAKPFTISKRLVWQAWQKVKANKGAAGIDGQSLADFEVNLDGNLYKLWNRMSSGSYFPPPVMRVDIEKKDGSTRPLGVPTVADRIAQTVVKMIIEPLVEPVFHENSYGYRPHRSAHQALAVARKRCWRRDWVIDLDIKGFFDNLDHDLMMKAVRHHIQESWVLLYIKRWLEAPVDDGKEKVTRVKGTPQGGVISPLLANLFMHYAFDHWLERHIPNVWFERYADDGVPRAQAAA from the coding sequence ATGACTGAAGCAAAACCGTTCACAATTTCGAAAAGGCTTGTCTGGCAAGCCTGGCAGAAGGTGAAGGCCAACAAGGGAGCCGCTGGTATTGATGGTCAGTCACTGGCTGACTTTGAAGTCAATCTTGACGGTAACCTGTACAAACTATGGAACAGGATGTCATCGGGAAGCTACTTTCCTCCCCCCGTCATGCGTGTAGACATCGAAAAGAAAGATGGAAGCACGAGACCGCTGGGAGTACCGACAGTAGCCGATCGCATAGCACAAACCGTGGTCAAGATGATCATAGAGCCATTAGTGGAACCTGTTTTTCATGAAAACTCTTATGGTTACCGGCCACATCGAAGCGCTCATCAGGCACTGGCAGTAGCGCGAAAGCGTTGCTGGCGGCGTGATTGGGTGATTGATCTCGATATAAAAGGTTTCTTTGACAATCTTGATCATGACCTCATGATGAAAGCAGTGAGGCACCATATACAGGAATCTTGGGTGCTGTTGTATATAAAACGTTGGCTGGAGGCGCCTGTTGATGATGGCAAGGAGAAAGTCACAAGAGTCAAAGGGACGCCACAAGGGGGAGTTATTAGCCCTCTATTGGCAAACCTGTTCATGCACTACGCATTTGACCATTGGCTGGAACGGCACATTCCGAATGTTTGGTTTGAGCGTTATGCTGATGATGGTGTGCCACGAGCACAGGCTGCTGCGTAA
- a CDS encoding type II toxin-antitoxin system TacA family antitoxin produces the protein MATARLDLRLDEEIKAKAEKASALLGLKSLTEYVVRLMDEDSTQVISEYESITVENDVFDRFTEACEKAKVPNKALLDALAFTEEKGVK, from the coding sequence ATGGCTACTGCACGCTTAGACCTGAGACTTGATGAGGAAATCAAGGCTAAAGCAGAAAAGGCTTCAGCCCTGCTGGGACTGAAGAGTTTGACCGAATATGTTGTAAGACTCATGGATGAAGACTCTACACAGGTCATTTCTGAGTATGAAAGCATTACAGTAGAAAATGATGTCTTTGATCGCTTTACAGAAGCCTGCGAAAAGGCAAAAGTTCCAAACAAGGCTTTGTTAGATGCCCTAGCATTTACCGAGGAGAAAGGTGTCAAGTGA
- a CDS encoding GNAT family N-acetyltransferase produces MSWSKEFVELDKGIHDRASFDCGEAELNLFIQTQAAKHMQAGISRTMVLPASSPLPNQKIPVCAFYSIVPSSICRDTLPKALAKKLPRYPIPVFLIAQLAVHREFHGEGLGKICLINALKYLWEINSHMRAYAIIVDCLTDSAERFYAKYGFEVLCEHNGRVRMFLPMKTVAQLFGP; encoded by the coding sequence GTGAGCTGGTCAAAGGAGTTTGTGGAACTCGATAAAGGTATCCACGATAGAGCATCATTTGACTGTGGTGAAGCTGAACTTAATTTGTTCATCCAGACACAAGCAGCAAAACATATGCAGGCAGGTATCAGTCGTACAATGGTTCTGCCTGCATCAAGCCCTTTACCAAATCAAAAAATACCAGTTTGTGCATTTTATAGCATTGTGCCAAGTTCCATCTGCCGAGACACTTTGCCCAAAGCTTTAGCCAAGAAATTACCCCGTTATCCTATCCCTGTATTTCTGATCGCTCAGCTTGCTGTACATCGAGAATTCCACGGAGAGGGGCTGGGGAAAATTTGCTTAATAAATGCCTTGAAGTATTTGTGGGAAATAAACTCCCATATGCGTGCATATGCGATAATCGTTGACTGCCTAACGGACTCAGCAGAACGATTCTATGCAAAATATGGTTTTGAAGTATTGTGTGAACATAATGGTAGAGTTCGCATGTTTCTTCCTATGAAAACAGTAGCCCAGCTGTTTGGTCCGTAG